From Lycium ferocissimum isolate CSIRO_LF1 chromosome 12, AGI_CSIRO_Lferr_CH_V1, whole genome shotgun sequence, one genomic window encodes:
- the LOC132040522 gene encoding proteinaceous RNase P 1, chloroplastic/mitochondrial-like isoform X1 yields the protein MASITFKPTQLQLYSFTHSSSTLSPFKYFQTAPILLLESPRISSSIHVTHVEKSLSIKPEQETSGTRKHSKTNSNENGSGFSSLSPKDKRKENSGEENGAKRVILKDRNAKTGLKPNRSRELGSESSSKRTVLKSKGYKLNEQKIRKDCLKMEKGLKKSKIDSPGATLRIGLDMCSKRGDVLGAIRLYELALLQGISMGQYHYAVLLYLCASAATGVVQPAKSGSGNRTMNSLDLPKELSLNGKVIEHDSNGRTNLTSLLTDSHPQTLDEFVQLIKTSAKASSVRGVEHEDYGIKVSEDVKHYALTRGLEIYEKMRLEKVQMNEATLTSVARMAMALGNGDMAFDVVKQMKEYGINPRLRSYGPALSVFCNNGDVEKAFIVEEHMLENGVYPEEPELEALLKVSIEGGRSDKVYYLLHKLREGVRQVSTSTADLIEKWFNSKVASRVGKRKWDERSILKAIKNGGGGWHGQGWLGNGKWSVSRALVGSDGCCKCCGEKLVTIDLDPKETEKFANSVASIAAQRERNSSFQKFQRWLDYYGPFEAVVDGANVGLYSQRKFRPSKVNAVVNGIRQMLPSKKWPLIILHNRRIIGDKMDEPFNRALIEKWKNADAIYATPTGSNDDWYWLYAAIKFRCLLVTNDEMRDHLFQLLGNDFFPKWKERHQVHFSFSETGPVFHMPPPCSVVIQESEKGCWHVPVVSQLESKEERTWLCIRRANSPMANQDSASVDISKNVGDPTHNRLPASHSPHNKGDAKPSTTRKNLVKVIGKTHGSHGRGKEAPEETYRSLKNILQQSIADHCSILPELEAAEELGSCIVDFQI from the exons ATGGCCTCCATCACCTTCAAACCAACTCAACTCCAACTCTACTCCTTTACTCATTCTTCTTCTACTCTAAGCCCCTTTAAGTACTTTCAGACTGCACCAATACTATTACTTGAATCCCCAAGAATCTCATCTTCCATTCATGTGACTCACGTTGAGAAAAGTTTGTCCATTAAACCAGAGCAAGAAACTTCAGGCACCAGAAAACACAGTAAAACTAATAGTAATGAAAATGGTTCTGGGTTTTCTTCCTTGAGTCCCAAAgataagagaaaagaaaattctggagaggaAAATGGTGCCAAAAGAGTCATTCTTAAAGACAGAAATGCAAAAACTGGATTAAAACCTAACAGAAGTAGAGAATTGGGCTCTGAATCTTCTTCAAAAAGGACAGTACTGAAGAGTAAAGGTTATAAGCTGAATGAGCAGAAAATTAGGAAAGATTGTCTGAAGATGGAGAAGGGGTTAAAGAAGAGTAAAATTGATTCACCAGGAGCTACTTTAAGGATTGGATTAGATATGTGCTCAAAAAGAGGAGATGTACTTGGTGCAATAAGGCTGTATGAGTTGGCATTGCTACAAGGAATATCAATGGGACAGTATCACTATGCTGTACTTCTCTATCTTTGTGCTTCTGCAGCTACTGGTGTTGTTCAGCCAGCTAAAAGTGGAAGTGGTAACAGAACTATGAATTCTCTTGACTTGCCCAAGGAGTTGAGCCTTAATGGCAAAGTAATTGAGCATGACTCAAATGGGAGAACTAACTTAACTAGTTTGCTGACTGATTCTCACCCTCAAACTTTAGATGAATTTGTTCAGTTGATCAAGACTAGTGCAAAAGCTTCTAGTGTGAGAGGCGTTGAGcatgaagattatggaattaAAGTGAGTGAAGATGTAAAGCACTATGCGCTTACAAGGGGTCTTGAAATCTATGAGAAAATGCGCTTAGAGAAGGTACAAATGAATGAAGCAACCCTTACATCTGTTGCAAGAATGGCAATGGCATTGGGAAATGGTGACATGGCATTTGATGTTGTAAAGCAAATGAAAGAATATGGAATAAACCCGAGATTGCGATCTTATGGTCCTGCCCTATCTGTTTTCTGCAATAATGGGGATGTTGAAAAGGCATTTATTGTTGAAGAACACATGTTGGAGAATGGTGTCTATCCAGAGGAACCTGAATTGGAGGCACTTCTAAAAGTTAGTATAGAAGGTGGTAGGAGTGATAAGGTGTACTATTTGTTGCATAAGCTTCGAGAAGGAGTTCGACAAGTCTCAACTTCTACTGCAGATTTGATTGAGAAGTGGTTCAACAGCAAGGTAGCTTCAAGGGTGGGGAAAAGAAAATGGGATGAAAGATCCATACTTAAAGCTATTAAAAATGGAGGTGGTGGGTGGCATGGACAAGGCTGGTTGGGTAATGGAAAATGGAGTGTATCACGTGCATTAGTTGGCTCTGATGGCTGCTGCAAATGCTGTGGTGAGAAGCTGGTGACCATTGATCTTGATCCTAAAGAAACTGAAAAGTTTGCCAACTCTGTTGCTTCTATAGCTGCACAAAGAGAGAGAAATTCGAGCTTCCAGAAATTTCAA AGATGGCTTGACTATTATGGACCATTTGAAGCTGTTGTTGATGGAGCAAATGTTGGCCTTTACAGCCAAAGAAAATTTAGGCCATCTAAG GTCAATGCTGTCGTCAATGGAATTCGCCAGATGCTTCCTTCGAAAAAGTGGCCATTAATTATTTTGCACAATAGACGTATTATTGGAGATAAGATGGATGAACCATTCAATAGAGCGTTAATTGAGAAGTGGAAAAATGCAGATGCAATCTATGCAACACCTACCGGTTCAAATGATGATTG GTATTGGCTGTACGCAGCTATAAAATTTAGGTGCTTACTTGTGACCAATGATGAGATGAGGGATCATTTGTTTCAACTCCTGGGAAATGACTTTTTCCCAAAATGGAAAGAAAGGCATCAG GTGCACTTCAGTTTCTCTGAAACAGGTCCAGTGTTTCACATGCCTCCTCCATGTTCTGTTGTAATTCAG GAGTCAGAAAAAGGATGCTGGCATGTACCAGTTGTCTCACAACTTGAATCCAAAGAGGAAAGGACGTGGTTGTGCATTAGGCGTGCCAATTCACCTATGGCAAATCAAGATTCTGCCAGTGTAGACATAT CCAAAAATGTTGGTGATCCCACTCACAACCGCCTTCCTGCGTCGCACTCACCTCACAACAAGGGAGATGCAAAGCCAAGCACGACAAGGAAAAATCTAGTTAAGGTGATAGGAAAAACGCATGGCAGCCACGGTCGGGGTAAGGAAGCACCTGAAGAGACATATAGAagtcttaaaaatatattacaaCAGTCAATTGCAGATCATTGTTCGATTCTTCCAGAACTGGAGGCTGCAGAGGAGTTAGGAAGTTGCATAGTTGATTTCCAAATATAA
- the LOC132040522 gene encoding proteinaceous RNase P 1, chloroplastic/mitochondrial-like isoform X2, with protein MASITFKPTQLQLYSFTHSSSTLSPFKYFQTAPILLLESPRISSSIHVTHVEKSLSIKPEQETSGTRKHSKTNSNENGSGFSSLSPKDKRKENSGEENGAKRVILKDRNAKTGLKPNRSRELGSESSSKRTVLKSKGYKLNEQKIRKDCLKMEKGLKKSKIDSPGATLRIGLDMCSKRGDVLGAIRLYELALLQGISMGQYHYAVLLYLCASAATGVVQPAKSGSGNRTMNSLDLPKELSLNGKVIEHDSNGRTNLTSLLTDSHPQTLDEFVQLIKTSAKASSVRGVEHEDYGIKVSEDVKHYALTRGLEIYEKMRLEKVQMNEATLTSVARMAMALGNGDMAFDVVKQMKEYGINPRLRSYGPALSVFCNNGDVEKAFIVEEHMLENGVYPEEPELEALLKVSIEGGRSDKVYYLLHKLREGVRQVSTSTADLIEKWFNSKVASRVGKRKWDERSILKAIKNGGGGWHGQGWLGNGKWSVSRALVGSDGCCKCCGEKLVTIDLDPKETEKFANSVASIAAQRERNSSFQKFQRWLDYYGPFEAVVDGANVGLYSQRKFRPSKVNAVVNGIRQMLPSKKWPLIILHNRRIIGDKMDEPFNRALIEKWKNADAIYATPTGSNDDWYWLYAAIKFRCLLVTNDEMRDHLFQLLGNDFFPKWKERHQVHFSFSETGPVFHMPPPCSVVIQPKMLVIPLTTAFLRRTHLTTREMQSQARQGKI; from the exons ATGGCCTCCATCACCTTCAAACCAACTCAACTCCAACTCTACTCCTTTACTCATTCTTCTTCTACTCTAAGCCCCTTTAAGTACTTTCAGACTGCACCAATACTATTACTTGAATCCCCAAGAATCTCATCTTCCATTCATGTGACTCACGTTGAGAAAAGTTTGTCCATTAAACCAGAGCAAGAAACTTCAGGCACCAGAAAACACAGTAAAACTAATAGTAATGAAAATGGTTCTGGGTTTTCTTCCTTGAGTCCCAAAgataagagaaaagaaaattctggagaggaAAATGGTGCCAAAAGAGTCATTCTTAAAGACAGAAATGCAAAAACTGGATTAAAACCTAACAGAAGTAGAGAATTGGGCTCTGAATCTTCTTCAAAAAGGACAGTACTGAAGAGTAAAGGTTATAAGCTGAATGAGCAGAAAATTAGGAAAGATTGTCTGAAGATGGAGAAGGGGTTAAAGAAGAGTAAAATTGATTCACCAGGAGCTACTTTAAGGATTGGATTAGATATGTGCTCAAAAAGAGGAGATGTACTTGGTGCAATAAGGCTGTATGAGTTGGCATTGCTACAAGGAATATCAATGGGACAGTATCACTATGCTGTACTTCTCTATCTTTGTGCTTCTGCAGCTACTGGTGTTGTTCAGCCAGCTAAAAGTGGAAGTGGTAACAGAACTATGAATTCTCTTGACTTGCCCAAGGAGTTGAGCCTTAATGGCAAAGTAATTGAGCATGACTCAAATGGGAGAACTAACTTAACTAGTTTGCTGACTGATTCTCACCCTCAAACTTTAGATGAATTTGTTCAGTTGATCAAGACTAGTGCAAAAGCTTCTAGTGTGAGAGGCGTTGAGcatgaagattatggaattaAAGTGAGTGAAGATGTAAAGCACTATGCGCTTACAAGGGGTCTTGAAATCTATGAGAAAATGCGCTTAGAGAAGGTACAAATGAATGAAGCAACCCTTACATCTGTTGCAAGAATGGCAATGGCATTGGGAAATGGTGACATGGCATTTGATGTTGTAAAGCAAATGAAAGAATATGGAATAAACCCGAGATTGCGATCTTATGGTCCTGCCCTATCTGTTTTCTGCAATAATGGGGATGTTGAAAAGGCATTTATTGTTGAAGAACACATGTTGGAGAATGGTGTCTATCCAGAGGAACCTGAATTGGAGGCACTTCTAAAAGTTAGTATAGAAGGTGGTAGGAGTGATAAGGTGTACTATTTGTTGCATAAGCTTCGAGAAGGAGTTCGACAAGTCTCAACTTCTACTGCAGATTTGATTGAGAAGTGGTTCAACAGCAAGGTAGCTTCAAGGGTGGGGAAAAGAAAATGGGATGAAAGATCCATACTTAAAGCTATTAAAAATGGAGGTGGTGGGTGGCATGGACAAGGCTGGTTGGGTAATGGAAAATGGAGTGTATCACGTGCATTAGTTGGCTCTGATGGCTGCTGCAAATGCTGTGGTGAGAAGCTGGTGACCATTGATCTTGATCCTAAAGAAACTGAAAAGTTTGCCAACTCTGTTGCTTCTATAGCTGCACAAAGAGAGAGAAATTCGAGCTTCCAGAAATTTCAA AGATGGCTTGACTATTATGGACCATTTGAAGCTGTTGTTGATGGAGCAAATGTTGGCCTTTACAGCCAAAGAAAATTTAGGCCATCTAAG GTCAATGCTGTCGTCAATGGAATTCGCCAGATGCTTCCTTCGAAAAAGTGGCCATTAATTATTTTGCACAATAGACGTATTATTGGAGATAAGATGGATGAACCATTCAATAGAGCGTTAATTGAGAAGTGGAAAAATGCAGATGCAATCTATGCAACACCTACCGGTTCAAATGATGATTG GTATTGGCTGTACGCAGCTATAAAATTTAGGTGCTTACTTGTGACCAATGATGAGATGAGGGATCATTTGTTTCAACTCCTGGGAAATGACTTTTTCCCAAAATGGAAAGAAAGGCATCAG GTGCACTTCAGTTTCTCTGAAACAGGTCCAGTGTTTCACATGCCTCCTCCATGTTCTGTTGTAATTCAG CCAAAAATGTTGGTGATCCCACTCACAACCGCCTTCCTGCGTCGCACTCACCTCACAACAAGGGAGATGCAAAGCCAAGCACGACAAGGAAAAATCTAG